The proteins below are encoded in one region of Drosophila santomea strain STO CAGO 1482 chromosome 3R, Prin_Dsan_1.1, whole genome shotgun sequence:
- the LOC120454602 gene encoding protein nanos isoform X2, translating into MFRSNLESSGAAADNFSAFHARGGLNMLGLQDMYLDTSGANSSATLSPPSTPLTPLTPDPTTAAQTTHFPFLADSAAAANTLLLQRQYHYHLLLQQQQQQLALAQHQLALAASAAAASANHQQKDEIARSLKIFAQVTTGAAENAAGSVQDVMQEFATNGYASDDLSRFSYGSTPPQPQTPPPSQQQQGMHLPLGRSPVQLQSNGANLMSNPLATHWLNNYREQLNNVWRNMSYMPAASSTVGLQAQAQAQVQAAATVSPNLGVGMGLGLPVQADQLRGASNPTNNNNKVYKRYNSKVKEISRHCVFCENNNEPEAVVNSHTVRDNFNRVLCPKLRTYVCPICGASGDSAHTIKYCPKKPIITMEDAIKAESFRLAKSSYYKQQMKV; encoded by the exons ATGTTCCGCAGCAACTTGGAAAGCAGTGGCGCAGCAGCA GATaatttttctgcttttcaCGCAAGAGGAGGACTCAACATGTTGGGCCTGCAAGACATGTACTTGGACACCAGTGGAGCCAACTCGTCGGCCACTTTGAGTCCGCCCAGCACCCCTCTTACGCCGCTGACCCCCGACCCGACGACGGCTGCTCAAACGACGCACTTTCCTTTTCTGGCCGACAGCGCAGCCGCCGCCAATACACTCCTGCTACAACGACAGTACCACTACCACTTgctgctccagcagcagcaacaacaactggccCTCGCGCAGCACCAATTGGCGCTGGCTGCATCAGCGGCAGCGGCTAGTGCGAATCACCAGCAAAAGGACGAGATTGCGCGATCCTTGAAAATTTTTGCGCAGGTGACGACGGGCGCAGCAG AAAATGCGGCTGGGTCGGTGCAGGACGTGATGCAGGAGTTCGCAACCAACGGCTATGCGAGCGATGATCTCAGCCGCTTTTCCTACGGGAGTACTCCGCCACAGCCGCAGACGCCACCGCCatcgcagcaacagcagggGATGCATCTGCCACTGGGCCGCAGTCCTGTCCAGCTGCAGTCCAATGGAGCGAACTTAATGTCAAATCCACTCGCTACCCATTGGCTGAACAACTACCGCGAGCAGCTGAACAACGTGTGGCGGAACATGTCTTACATGCCAGCCGCCTCCAGTACAGTGGGCTTGCAGGCCCAGGCTCAGGCTCAGGTCCAAGCAGCGGCCACCGTGTCTCCCAATCTCGGCGTTGGAATGGGTCTGGGATTGCCCGTGCAGGCCGACCAACTGCGCGGAGCTTCTAATCCCactaacaacaataacaaggtGTACAAGCGATACAACAGCAAGGTCAAAGAG ATCAGCCGCCACTGCGTTTTTTGTGAAAATAACAATGAACCAGAGGCGGTGGTCAACAGCCACACAGTGCGAGACAACTTCAACCGAGTGCTGTGCCCCAAACTACGCACCTATGTGTGCCCTATCTGCGGGGCATCTGGGGACTCGGCGCACACTATTAAGTACTGCCCCAAGAAACCGATCATCACCATGGAGGATGCGATCAAGGCGGAATCGTTCCGCCTAGCCAAGAGCAGTTACTACAAGCAACAGATGAAGGTTTAG
- the LOC120454602 gene encoding protein nanos isoform X1: protein MFRSNLESSGAAAVGFKNPPSLTLIGKIFCPQDNFSAFHARGGLNMLGLQDMYLDTSGANSSATLSPPSTPLTPLTPDPTTAAQTTHFPFLADSAAAANTLLLQRQYHYHLLLQQQQQQLALAQHQLALAASAAAASANHQQKDEIARSLKIFAQVTTGAAENAAGSVQDVMQEFATNGYASDDLSRFSYGSTPPQPQTPPPSQQQQGMHLPLGRSPVQLQSNGANLMSNPLATHWLNNYREQLNNVWRNMSYMPAASSTVGLQAQAQAQVQAAATVSPNLGVGMGLGLPVQADQLRGASNPTNNNNKVYKRYNSKVKEISRHCVFCENNNEPEAVVNSHTVRDNFNRVLCPKLRTYVCPICGASGDSAHTIKYCPKKPIITMEDAIKAESFRLAKSSYYKQQMKV, encoded by the exons ATGTTCCGCAGCAACTTGGAAAGCAGTGGCGCAGCAGCAGTAGGTTTTAAAAATCCCCCTTCTTTGACTCTGATTGGAAAGATTTTCTGCCCGCAGGATaatttttctgcttttcaCGCAAGAGGAGGACTCAACATGTTGGGCCTGCAAGACATGTACTTGGACACCAGTGGAGCCAACTCGTCGGCCACTTTGAGTCCGCCCAGCACCCCTCTTACGCCGCTGACCCCCGACCCGACGACGGCTGCTCAAACGACGCACTTTCCTTTTCTGGCCGACAGCGCAGCCGCCGCCAATACACTCCTGCTACAACGACAGTACCACTACCACTTgctgctccagcagcagcaacaacaactggccCTCGCGCAGCACCAATTGGCGCTGGCTGCATCAGCGGCAGCGGCTAGTGCGAATCACCAGCAAAAGGACGAGATTGCGCGATCCTTGAAAATTTTTGCGCAGGTGACGACGGGCGCAGCAG AAAATGCGGCTGGGTCGGTGCAGGACGTGATGCAGGAGTTCGCAACCAACGGCTATGCGAGCGATGATCTCAGCCGCTTTTCCTACGGGAGTACTCCGCCACAGCCGCAGACGCCACCGCCatcgcagcaacagcagggGATGCATCTGCCACTGGGCCGCAGTCCTGTCCAGCTGCAGTCCAATGGAGCGAACTTAATGTCAAATCCACTCGCTACCCATTGGCTGAACAACTACCGCGAGCAGCTGAACAACGTGTGGCGGAACATGTCTTACATGCCAGCCGCCTCCAGTACAGTGGGCTTGCAGGCCCAGGCTCAGGCTCAGGTCCAAGCAGCGGCCACCGTGTCTCCCAATCTCGGCGTTGGAATGGGTCTGGGATTGCCCGTGCAGGCCGACCAACTGCGCGGAGCTTCTAATCCCactaacaacaataacaaggtGTACAAGCGATACAACAGCAAGGTCAAAGAG ATCAGCCGCCACTGCGTTTTTTGTGAAAATAACAATGAACCAGAGGCGGTGGTCAACAGCCACACAGTGCGAGACAACTTCAACCGAGTGCTGTGCCCCAAACTACGCACCTATGTGTGCCCTATCTGCGGGGCATCTGGGGACTCGGCGCACACTATTAAGTACTGCCCCAAGAAACCGATCATCACCATGGAGGATGCGATCAAGGCGGAATCGTTCCGCCTAGCCAAGAGCAGTTACTACAAGCAACAGATGAAGGTTTAG
- the LOC120454601 gene encoding 28S rRNA (cytosine-C(5))-methyltransferase, translating into MSKKPHSVKVPTQYRAAAKILKTALQQQKSVKTLIFAEKHARARSLQAVLKKFSENRVAVENAIEETGLLKDNPSFDPSLAKVLVTELAFGRKELNGESKPVQTVRSYKERLLKLISDSGFQKKEPNPRYVRINTNLYSLSEALEYLSQENWRRKELPADTSYADFLTAIKSLEEDEFMTDMHIEGVLIFQAKWANYWVTHELVHSKRLILQNKATSLAAELLAPPTGATVLDMCAAPGMKTLHLCNVMQNKGCIYSVEQDRVRYKTLCDITEQAGCEIVKPILGDALNLTSDSYEDVEYILVDPSCSGSGMQSRMTVCDEPKDDSRLYKLQGLQIKILSHAMGSFPNVKRIAYCTCSLWKEENEQVVERCLQLNPSYKLLSCKKALRNKWHNVGDKDYPNIGKNCLYCLPDSDLTDGIFLALFEKRREDDKD; encoded by the exons ATGAGTAAAAAACCGCATTCCGTAAAAGTTCCCACCCAATACAGGGCGGCCGCCAAGATTTTGAAGACAGcattgcagcagcagaagtCCGTCAAGACCTTGATATTCGCGGAAAAGCATGCA CGTGCACGCAGTTTGCAAGCGGTTCTGAAAAAATTTAGCGAAAATCGGGTGGCGGTGGAAAACGCCATTGAGGAGACAGGACTGCTCAAGGACAACCCCAGTTTTGACCCCAGCTTGGCCAAGGTTCTAGTCACTGAACTGGCGTTTGGCAGGAAGGAGCTCAACGGTGAAAGCAAACCTGTGCAAACGGTGCGAAGTTACAAGGAGCGACTGCTGAAGTTAATCAGTGATTCCGGATTCCAGAAGAAAG AACCCAATCCTCGATATGTGCGAATCAACACAAATCTATACAGTTTGTCGGAGGCTTTGGAATACCTGTCTCAGGAGAACTGGCGGCGCAAGGAGCTGCCTGCGGACACCAGCTATGCGGATTTCCTGACTGCCATAAAATCCCTTGAGGAGGACGAGTTCATGACAGATATGCATATAGAGGGTGTTCTCATTTTCCAAGCCAAATGGGCCAACTACTGGGTCACCCATGAGTTGGTGCACAGCAAGAGGCTTATACTGCAAAACAAGGCCACATCGTTGGCCGCCGAACTACTTGCTCCACCGACGGGAGCCACTGTGCTGGATATGTGCGCAGCTCCCGGGATGAAGACACTGCACCTATGCAACGTGATGCAGAACAAGGGATGCATCTACTCCGTGGAGCAGGACCGCGTACGCTATAAGACGCTGTGTGACATTACCGAGCAGGCTGGATGCGAGATCGTGAAACCCATTCTGGGAGACGCGTTGAACTTAA CATCCGATAGCTATGAAGACGTAGAGTACATCCTAGTAGACCCCAGTTGCTCTGGAAGCGGAATGCAGAGCCGCATGACCGTGTGCGACGAGCCGAAAGATGACAGCAGGCTGTACAAGCTACAGGGTTTACAAATTAAGATCCTATCGCACGCGATGGGGTCCTTCCCAAACGTTAAACGTATTGCCTACTGCACGTGCTCGTTGTGGAAGGAGGAAAATGAGCAGGTGGTGGAGCGCTGTCTTCAGCTAAATCCATCCTACAAGCTCCTCAGCTGCAAGAAGGCATTACGCAACAAGTGGCATAATGTGGGCGACAAGGACTACCCCAATATTGGCAAGAACTGCCTTTATTGTCTGCCGGATAGTGATCTTACCGATGGTATCTTCCTGGCTCTTTTTGAAAAACGCCGCGAAGACGACAAGGACTAG
- the LOC120454604 gene encoding uncharacterized protein LOC120454604, translating into MGKKNKKQQVDVVTAASDDSLAVIDPPVEHHTQQEDTSAEVFLWLLAYSVLMFTLPFLGFYGVRSWLQESFPHLDLFTVNCWSVLTAVVVVNLVVAMYVLKAFREKPPPPLETVQQDEEEEPEAVEPKKDQ; encoded by the coding sequence ATGggcaagaaaaacaagaaacaacaGGTCGATGTGGTGACAGCTGCCAGTGATGATTCCCTGGCTGTCATTGATCCTCCCGTGGAGCATCATACTCAGCAGGAGGACACTAGTGCGGAGGTCTTCCTATGGCTGCTGGCCTATAGTGTCCTCATGTTCACGCTGCCCTTCTTGGGCTTTTATGGCGTGCGCAGCTGGCTGCAGGAATCCTTTCCCCATCTTGATCTCTTTACGGTCAACTGTTGGTCAGTTCTCACGGCTGTTGTAGTTGTTAACCTAGTGGTGGCCATGTATGTATTAAAGGCTTTCCGTGAGAAGCCGCCACCACCCTTGGAGACGGTGCAGCAGGATGAGGAGGAAGAGCCAGAAGCTGTAGAGCCAAAGAAGGATCAGTAA
- the LOC120453016 gene encoding zinc finger protein squeeze, producing MAELPTAPNGVPSGDYLHRSIDQLRSLGHLTTAQLVHDYKPFNISEFRQNVAERLDYSLKNGLVQHQQQMVMEQQPHPDQQQQHLHHPQQQQQHPPQLKVSYSAPNSPPTPHEQQEQKYDPNRSPPRQQMSSASGSGSNGSSPEEESRRGDGDQAKPYKCGSCSKSFANSSYLSQHTRIHLGIKPYRCEICQRKFTQLSHLQQHIRTHTGDKPYKCRHAGCPKAFSQLSNLQSHSRCHQTDKPFKCNSCYKCFSDEMTLLEHIPKHKDSKHLKTHICNLCGKSYTQETYLQKHLQKHAEKAEKQQNRHTAQVTAHQQHVPASGIGLNLQRQAMNDVNAAYWAKMGADSAAASLAEAIQQQLPQAGGQPYGNFASLQQQHQQQQQELLQQHHQRLADTPGHSHSPHEEATGEDLVLRQSTPQHHLHQQQQQQAQQQQQAQHQPSPGPGTSAFTPLSATVAPPPPPHLQQHRGPPAATAAYLYQQNAAAAAAAFPTQLISLHQIRNYAHQPGAAGLIAGDHLTLGLSAVNAAKEKAQ from the exons ATGGCCGAACTGCCGACGGCGCCAAACGGCGTCCCTAGCGGCGATTACCTGCACCGCTCCATCGATCAGCTGCGTTCTCTGGGTCACCTGACCACCGCCCAACTGGTCCACGACTACAAGCCCTTCAACATTAGCGAATTCCGGCAGAATGTCGCGGAGCGACTGGACTACTCGCTGAAGAACGGCCTGgtgcagcaccagcagcaaatggtcatggagcagcagccacatcccgaccagcagcagcagcatttgcatcacccacagcagcagcagcaacacccgCCGCAGCTGAAGGTCAGCTACAGTGCGCCCAACTCGCCGCCCACTCCCCacgagcagcaggaacagAAG TACGACCCGAATCGATCGCCGCCGCGTCAGCAGATGAGCAGTGCCAGCGGGAGTGGTAGCAACGGATCCTCGCCTGAGGAAGAGAGCCGCCGGGGAGATGGCGATCAAGCCAAGCCCTACAAGTGCGGCTCGTGCAGCAAATCCTTTGCCAACTCCTCGTACCTGTCGCAGCACACGCGGATCCACCTGGGGATCAAACCGTACCGCTGCGAGATCTGTCAGCGCAAGTTCACGCAGTTGTCGCATTTGCAGCAGCACATCCGTACGCACACGGGTGACAAACCGTACAAATGCCGGCACGCCGGCTGCCCGAAAGCCTTCTCGCAGCTCTCCAATCTGCAGTCCCACTCGCGTTGCCACCAGACCGACAAGCCTTTCAAGTGCAACTCCTGCTACAAGTGCTTCAGCGACGAGATGACCCTGCTGGAGCACATTCCCAAGCACAAGGACTCCAAGCACCTGAAGACGCACATCTGCAATTTGTGTGGCAAGTCGTACACGCAAGAGACTTACCTTCAGAAACATCTGCAGAAGCACGCAGAAAAGGCGGAGAAGCAGCAGAACCGCCACACGGCCCAGGTTACTGCCCACCAGCAGCACGTACCGGCGAGCGGAATCGGCTTGAATCTGCAACGCCAGGCCATGAACGATGTGAATGCCGCGTATTGGGCCAAAATGGGCGCAGACAGTGCGGCGGCTTCGCTGGCGGAAGCCATTCAGCAGCAGTTGCCGCAGGCTGGCGGTCAGCCCTACGGCAACTTTGCAtccctgcagcagcagcatcagcaacagcagcaggaactgctgcagcagcatcatcagcgATTGGCGGACACGCCGGGGCATTCGCACAGTCCTCACGAGGAGGCCACGGGCGAGGATCTCGTCCTGCGTCAATCCACCCCACAACATCACCttcaccaacagcaacagcagcaggcgcagcagcaacaacaagcgcAGCACCAGCCATCGCCTGGACCGGGAACCTCGGCGTTTACTCCACTGTCAGCCACAGTggctccaccgccgccgcctcaTCTTCAGCAGCATCGCGGTCCGCCAGCGGCCACCGCTGCCTATCTCTATCAGCAGAatgcggcggcagcagcagcggcttTTCCCACACAGCTCATCTCGCTTCACCAGATTCGGAACTATGCCCATCAGCCAGGAGCGGCGGGCCTCATCGCTGGCGATCATCTCACCTTGGGACTGAGCGCTGTTAATGCCGCCAAAGAAAAGGCGCAATAG